The proteins below are encoded in one region of Cyclopterus lumpus isolate fCycLum1 chromosome 8, fCycLum1.pri, whole genome shotgun sequence:
- the vat1 gene encoding synaptic vesicle membrane protein VAT-1 homolog — MSGEDAPAEQQNAVDQKQETKPVEEPKVEAPKTEPAPAAAAAAAAAATADDEAAATPAATTEKVPEEETFTYRALVLTGYGGYDKVKLQVKKGKPALKAGEVLVRVKACGLNFADLMARQGLYDRLPSPPVTPGMECSGVVEAVGEEVTDRKVGDKVMVINRFGLWQEVAAVPATHTFLIPEGMGFEEAAALPVNYITAYMMLFDFGNLRPNQSVLIHAAAGGVGIAATQLCNTVKDVTVFGTASASKHETISQGGVTHPIDYRTKDYVEEVRKISPKGMDIILDPLGGSDTHKAYNLLKPMGKLITYGTSNMLAGQKKNLLAVAKNWYHQFSIHTLSLIQGNKSVCGFHLGYLDGEMELITQAMNIILDLYKQGKVKPRIDSTWHLEQVGDAMRKMQERNNIGKVILTTEPMPEEEKKEEPKKEDKKEDKKKDEKKKDDKKKDDGKKEEKKDDKKKEEPKKEEKKEEKKEEEKKEEPNKEEK; from the exons ATGTCTGGAGAGGACGCACCTGCCGAGCAGCAAAACGCCGTGGACCAGAAGCAGGAGACCAAACCCGTAGAGGAGCCCAAAGTTGAGGCGCCCAAGACGGAGCCCGCacccgccgccgccgcagcagcagcagccgccgccaccgccgacGACGAGGCGGCTGCTACGCCCGCGGCGACCACCGAGAAGGTCCCCGAAGAGGAGACGTTCACCTACCGCGCTCTGGTGCTCACCGGCTACGGGGGCTATGATAAAGTCAAGCTGCAGGTGAAGAAGGGCAAGCCTGCGCTCAAGGCTGGCGAGGTCCTGGTGCGGGTCAAGGCGTGCGGGCTGAACTTCGCAGACCTGATGGCTCGGCAGGGGCTGTACGACCGGCTGCCGTCCCCGCCGGTCACCCCGGGAATGGAGTGCTCTGGGGTGGTGGAGGCAGTAGGAGAAGAAGTGACGGACAGAAAA GTCGGCGATAAGGTGATGGTGATCAACCGCTTTGGGCTGTGGCAGGAGGTGGCGGCGGTGCCGGCAACCCACACCTTCCTAATCCCAGAGGGCATGGGGTTCGAGGAGGCAGCAGCCCTGCCTGTGAACTACATCACTGCCTACATGATGCTGTTCGACTTCGGCAACCTGAGGCCCAACCAGAGCGTCCTCATTCACGCTGCTGCAG GTGGTGTGGGCATTGCAGCCACTCAGCTGTGCAACACAGTGAAAGACGTGACCGTGTTCGGCACGGCATCCGCCAGCAAGCACGAGACCATCAGCCAGGGCGGAGTCACGCATCCCATTGACTATCGCACCAAGGACTATGTGGAAGAAGTACGCAAAATCAGCCCGAAAG GGATGGACATAATACTGGACCCACTCGGAGGATCAGACACCCATAAGGCCTACAACCTGCTGAAGCCAATGGGCAAACTCATCACCTATG GTACATCTAACATGCTAGCTGGCCAGAAGAAGAACCTGCTCGCTGTGGCCAAGAACTGGTACCATCAGTTCTCCATCCACACACTCAGCCTGATCCAGGGGAACAAGTCAGTGTGCGGTTTCCACCTGGGCTACCTGGACGGGGAGATGGAGCTCATCACCCAGGCCATGAACATCATCCTGGATCTCTACAAGCAGGGCAAGGTCAAGCCCCGCATCGACTCCACTTGGCACCTTGAGCAG GTGGGCGATGCCATGAGAAAGATGCAAGAGAGGAACAACATCGGCAAAGTGATCCTCACCACAGAGCCGATGcccgaggaggagaagaaggaggagcccaagaaggaggacaagaaagaggacaagaagaaggacgagaagaagaaggatgacaAGAAGAAGGACGATggcaagaaggaggagaagaaggacgacaagaagaaagaggagcccaagaaggaggagaagaaggaggagaagaaggaggaggagaagaaggaagagccAAACAAGGAAGAGaagtga